In Fluviicola taffensis DSM 16823, the following are encoded in one genomic region:
- a CDS encoding PAS domain-containing sensor histidine kinase: MKRSILNLSILDSLLEGFQVIDYNWKYLYVNQTVAVQGQSTTETLIGKTMMECYPGIENTTMFSQLKICMEERVTLQFENEFTYNNKTKNWFELRIEPIPEGIFVLSTNITNRKKAEKELLQLKNSLEKKVQKRTAELEKLNNEKDVILKEMHHRVKNNLQIISSLIRLQIDEGDNNFNGVLDKTQSRIETIASIHESLYKHKDLALINVANYWEKLINDCLNSLVNEPANFKLNLDIDYLEFPVDKMIPLALLINELVTNSILHGFKGQNHGSIYLSLRLKNDKYLLTYKDDGVGFKEVNQDENDHHLGHFLIEGFAEQLNGSIQRIDTEVGVHFELEFA, encoded by the coding sequence CAATTGGAAATACCTTTATGTCAATCAAACGGTTGCAGTTCAAGGTCAAAGTACTACTGAAACGCTCATTGGTAAAACGATGATGGAATGTTATCCTGGTATTGAAAACACTACGATGTTTAGCCAATTGAAAATCTGTATGGAAGAACGTGTAACTCTCCAGTTTGAAAATGAATTCACCTATAACAATAAAACTAAAAATTGGTTTGAATTACGAATAGAGCCCATTCCTGAAGGGATTTTCGTTTTGTCGACTAATATTACGAATCGAAAAAAAGCAGAAAAGGAGCTACTTCAATTGAAGAATAGTCTCGAAAAGAAGGTTCAAAAGCGAACTGCTGAACTTGAAAAGTTGAACAATGAAAAAGATGTTATTCTAAAAGAAATGCATCATCGGGTCAAGAATAACCTGCAAATAATTTCCAGTCTCATTCGATTACAAATAGATGAGGGAGATAATAACTTCAACGGCGTATTGGACAAAACGCAATCACGAATAGAAACAATTGCCAGTATTCACGAATCTCTCTACAAGCACAAGGATTTAGCATTGATTAATGTGGCTAATTATTGGGAGAAGTTAATCAATGATTGTTTGAATTCATTGGTGAATGAGCCCGCAAATTTCAAACTCAATCTCGACATCGATTATCTAGAGTTTCCGGTAGATAAAATGATTCCACTTGCATTGTTAATCAATGAATTAGTGACCAATTCCATTTTGCATGGCTTCAAAGGACAAAATCACGGCTCCATTTATCTTTCATTGAGACTTAAGAATGATAAATATCTCCTAACCTACAAAGATGACGGTGTTGGATTCAAAGAGGTGAATCAGGATGAAAATGATCATCACTTAGGTCACTTTTTGATAGAAGGTTTTGCAGAACAATTGAATGGTTCTATTCAACGGATTGATACCGAAGTGGGGGTTCATTTCGAATTGGAGTTTGCGTGA